The genomic window TAACACCCAACTATCTCGGCCAGGGCCGTCAGGAAAAAAAGACTGACTGTTTTTAGTTCCGGCAATAGACGCTACCTCTTAGTGATCGATACTCCATGAGTGTCCAAGGCATCATGCCCACTCCCGGCTCCGGTTGGAAGGAAAGTTAGGGACAAGGGGCTAGCTGAAAGGTGAATAAAGCGACATTGGTGATTGGTGATTGGTGATTGGTGATTCGTCATGACTGCGTACCGGCCAAGGGTGCAATTCGCACCACCGGGATAGCAGAGCGGCTTCGATTCCCCTCAGCAGCCGACGAGCACCGGGATTATGTTCCGATCAGACCTGAAGGGGTAAGGCAGGGACTGCCGAGCCGTCGATTGGGGACATGGATGTCCCCCTGAGCGACGTCCGGAACATCATGCCGGCGCACAATGCAGCCGTAGGCCGGCTGATTGGGGCGCATTCTTCAAGGCAAAAAGCCTTGGTTACTTTCTTTGGCGCGAGCAAAGAAAGTATGTCGCCAACAGGCGAAACTCAAACTATCAGATGGCCTCGCGGCGTCCGTAAGCACAGCGTTTCCGAGGCTGATACCGGATTAGTCCCCAGCAAAGTGTTACCCACGTTATTGAATTGAACTGTTACCGAGGTGGATGAACTGCCCTCCCCTCAGAACCACGACAAGGACGCACGCCCGGCGAGCACCGCCAACGGCAGCAGGAAATCCGGCTAGCGGCCAGCGATAACCCTAAGCCGCCCCTCCCTGCGGCCAGTATTCTCCAACAGCCCCCTGGATTAGCGAAGACCTTCTATATTTAACTGCACCGGTATTTCCAGAAGGGCCATGCAATGTCGGACGTCATCTTGCTCGGTACTCGCAAGGGTACGGTGATTTTTGATCGTCGGGATGCCACCTGGCAGCCCCGCCCCATACTGCACGCGGGTATTCCCGTGTGTTACGCCGCCTGCGATCCGCGTGACGGTACCCTGTGGGCGTCCCTGGACCATGGTCATTGGGGGCCCAAGCTGTCGCGCTCCCGTGATGCTGGCGTCACCTGGGAGGACCTGGTGGCGCTCAAATACCCGCCGGGGGCACGCCATATCGTGCAATACCTGCCAACCCCGGATTTCGATCCACAGGCCCCCGCCGGGCAACCCGAATACCGGGATGCCACGCTGCTGAAGATCTGGAATATTGCCTTTGGCGCCGCCGAACAACCCGGCAGGCTATACGCCGGTACCATCCCGGGCGGTCTCTTTGTCAGTGACGATGGCGGCGATAGCTGGACGCTCAACCGCCCGCTCTGGAACCACGAGAGTCGCGGCGGCGACCTGTTCAGCGGTGATGCGACGAGCGAAACCCGCTGGGGCGGCACGCCGGCAAGCGTCGACTATGGCGTGTTCGAACCGGGTATCCATTCAATCGTTGTGGATCCACGCGACCCGGATCACATCCACGTTGCCGTCTCCTCCGCCGGCGTGCTCGAAACCACCGATGGCGGCCGTAGCTGGGCGGGGCGCAACCGGGGCATGTTGAATGACTATATGCCCGACCCCAACGCCGACTGGGGACACGATCCGCACTTTATCGCCGGCTGCCCGGCCCAGCCGGATCATCTCTGGCAACAGAACCACTGCGGTGTGTTTTACAGTGAAGATGGCGCCCAGACCTGGAACAAGGTCAGTATTCCAGAACGCGGGGTGCACTTCGGCTTCCCGGTCGCGGTGGATGCACAGAACGGGCGCACGGCCTGGGTAATCCCGGCGCAGGCGGATATGGCACGTATGGCGATCAACGGCGGCCTGTGCGTGGCGCGCACCCAGGATGGCGGCCAGAGCTGGCAGACCTTCCGCACCGGCCTGCCCCAGGAGCACGCCTACGATCTGGTGTTGAGGCACGGCATGGATATAGCCGGTGACTGTCTCTGTTTCGGCACCACCACCGGCAATGTCTACCTGTCAGAAGACCGCGGCGAAACCTGGCACTGCCTGGGTCACAACTTTCCGCCGGTCTATTCGGTACGTTTTGGGTAGCCGCCATGGTCAGAGTTGAGATGACACCGCACCTGTACCGGTTTTTCCCCGCGCTTGAGAAGTTGGAGATCGAGGTGCCGGCGGGCTCCGTTGCCGAGGTTGTGCAGGCGATCGACAACATCGCCCCCGGCTTCTGCGACTACGTACTGGATGAACGGGGCGCGCTGCGCCGACACGTCTTGATCAGCGTCAACGACACTGTCGTCATCGATAGAAAGACACTGTCGGATCAGGTCGCTGATGGCGGGACTGTCTATATCTTCCAATCGCTGACCGGCGGTTAATAACCCAGGCAGATCCACTGCATACCAGATCAACCGGCTGGATCACCGGATACAGCGTTTTCGTTTTCGATCGCCCCTACAAGCTGGGAAGGTTGAGTATCGTCGGACAGCCTCCTATGGCTTGCTTTTCAAACCCGCATCCTGGAAATCCCTGGTGTTGTTGCGGTTCGGATACGGCTGCGCAGGCACGGGCAAACGCAGGAACGTACAGAGCGGCTCCCAACCGTCCCCCAGGTTATGGACGAGCAGTCGCTCCGGCGCTATGGTCGCCTTCACGGCCTTGATGTTTTCCTCGTAGGTCGCAATCGCATGATCACGATCACCAGGCCGGCCGCCGAAGACCTTGTCACGTACCAGCGCAAGCCCAAGTGACTCCGGCTCCGTGCTCATCTGGATACCCCGCAGGATCGTTTGCTCAAAGCTCTGCCACCAACTCTCGGCTGTCCGGTGCGTCAGCACGACTTTGGCCTGCGGGTAAAACGCAGCCAGTTCCCTCCAGTAGTACGCCGATGGCCAGTCAACGCAGCAGCCATACCCTGCGAACAACTGATCCCACCCTGGCCGGACACCCTGCACCAATGCACGCCACATCAATTTTTGCTCCTCGTGCGCGTTCACCTCATACATATGGTGGCAAGGCCCAACCCCAAGGATGTCGAGCGCCTCGCGCATCGAGTCCGTGCCCGTGCGCCCAAAACCTGCACCCATCACTTTAAGCATCATTCAAACACCTTAGTGGAAGAACCCTGTCAGCGTCCGTGGATGGCGGCCGCCCGAATTGGATTCGTGATTCGTGATTCGTGATTCGTGATTCGTGATTCGTGATTCGTGATTCGTGATTAATCATGGCACCGTACTGCCGCACGATACAATTCAGTACCACCGAGATATCAGAGCGGCTTC from Marinobacterium aestuarii includes these protein-coding regions:
- a CDS encoding MoaD/ThiS family protein; the encoded protein is MVRVEMTPHLYRFFPALEKLEIEVPAGSVAEVVQAIDNIAPGFCDYVLDERGALRRHVLISVNDTVVIDRKTLSDQVADGGTVYIFQSLTGG
- a CDS encoding sulfotransferase family protein, producing MMLKVMGAGFGRTGTDSMREALDILGVGPCHHMYEVNAHEEQKLMWRALVQGVRPGWDQLFAGYGCCVDWPSAYYWRELAAFYPQAKVVLTHRTAESWWQSFEQTILRGIQMSTEPESLGLALVRDKVFGGRPGDRDHAIATYEENIKAVKATIAPERLLVHNLGDGWEPLCTFLRLPVPAQPYPNRNNTRDFQDAGLKSKP
- a CDS encoding WD40/YVTN/BNR-like repeat-containing protein; amino-acid sequence: MSDVILLGTRKGTVIFDRRDATWQPRPILHAGIPVCYAACDPRDGTLWASLDHGHWGPKLSRSRDAGVTWEDLVALKYPPGARHIVQYLPTPDFDPQAPAGQPEYRDATLLKIWNIAFGAAEQPGRLYAGTIPGGLFVSDDGGDSWTLNRPLWNHESRGGDLFSGDATSETRWGGTPASVDYGVFEPGIHSIVVDPRDPDHIHVAVSSAGVLETTDGGRSWAGRNRGMLNDYMPDPNADWGHDPHFIAGCPAQPDHLWQQNHCGVFYSEDGAQTWNKVSIPERGVHFGFPVAVDAQNGRTAWVIPAQADMARMAINGGLCVARTQDGGQSWQTFRTGLPQEHAYDLVLRHGMDIAGDCLCFGTTTGNVYLSEDRGETWHCLGHNFPPVYSVRFG